One Branchiostoma lanceolatum isolate klBraLanc5 chromosome 18, klBraLanc5.hap2, whole genome shotgun sequence DNA window includes the following coding sequences:
- the LOC136424366 gene encoding somatostatin receptor type 5-like, whose protein sequence is MEGCDYDSSAERDNNTDDTFDYFLENLSNQTNTSTNCTMPACEKLVLHNLMPYYVVFSLLTLAGIVGNALIIIVLRKHVRARTTAEIYVLNMAITDMLMLSMVPVLVTRNVMSYRWIFGDFLCRVYYLIAGLNMFNTVFILMAMSVDRYFCVSRPLRSLDWKTTRTAKIVCTLLWVVATVIDLPWVIWADIIPYCGTPMCLYDFPAYLGDERFWERLSEIGVLVLSFVIPIILISGTHIGILWHVRNAGAGLDRTQRSQQKVTRMVFAIVVVFVICWLPKNVAYLAERFDWFETPTEIQIGFEMLLITNSAINPYLYTIFGQHFQRRLMGIFFPAKHRQSLVTRNTVVMRCKNETPSGDRRRHDIAPNHYCLEVETHVEKTEDRSLSTSEKEAEICGHVQVEDTVV, encoded by the exons ATGGAAGGCTGCGACTACGATTCTTCGGCCGAGAGGGACAACAATACAGATGACACGTTTGATTATTTCCTCGAGAACCTGTCAAATCAGACAAACACTAGTACAAACTGTACAATGCCGGCTTGTGAAAAACTCGTCCTACATAACCTGATGCCCTACTACGTTGTCTTCAGCCTGTTAACTCTGGCGGGTATTGTGGGGAACGCGCTGATCATCATAGTGCTTCGGAAACACGTGCGAGCCCGAACGACTGCGGAAATCTACGTTCTGAACATGGCAATAACAGACATGCTGATGCTGTCAATGGTGCCGGTACTGGTAACCCGCAATGTAATGAGTTACAGATGGATCTTTGGCGACTTTCTGTGCCGTGTGTACTATCTCATAGCCGGATTGAACATGTTTAACACTGTGTTCATCCTTATGGCTATGAGCGTGGATAGGTACTTTTGCGTCTCGCGACCTCTGCGCTCGTTGGACTGGAAAACCACCAGGACTGCAAAGATCGTCTGCACGTTGCTATGGGTGGTTGCCACGGTGATAGACCTCCCCTGGGTGATCTGGGCCGACATCATCCCGTATTGCGGAACTCCCATGTGCCTTTACGATTTCCCGGCCTACCTCGGGGACGAGCGGTTTTGGGAGCGCCTGTCGGAGATCGGTGTCCTCGTCTTGTCGTTTGTGATCCCGATTATCCTGATTAGCGGAACACACATCGGGATACTGTGGCACGTGCGGAACGCGGGCGCCGGCCTGGACAGAACGCAGCGGTCGCAGCAGAAGGTGACGAGGATGGTGTTCGCCATCGTGGTCGTGTTCGTCATCTGTTGGTTGCCGAAGAACGTGGCGTACCTCGCCGAGCGATTTGATTGGTTCGAAACGCCGACCGAAATCCAGATCGGCTTCGAAATGCTGCTGATCACCAACAGCGCCATCAACCCTTATCTCTACACCATATTTGGGCAACACTTCCAGAGAAGGCTCATGGGAATATTCTTCCCAGCAAA ACATAGGCAAAGCCTGGTGACAAGAAATACCGTCGTCATGAGATGCAAGAATGAAACGCCCTCTGGCGATCGCCGTCGGCACGACATCGCCCCAAACCATTATTGTTTGGAGGTTGAGACACACGTGGAGAAGACTGAAGACCGCAGCCTCTCAACGTCGGAGAAAGAGGCAGAAATATGCGGCCATGTTCAAGTGGAGGACACTGTAGTCTAA
- the LOC136424361 gene encoding RING finger protein 151-like, which translates to MGVLKVLFLDEIPDDCTCAVCHEVLESPREFARCQHAFCEGCILPWLDSHDSCPTCRAPVTSSDLRHLHRIWREKLYQLLMRCEFHDAGCDVTMPFKKRDAHIEECEFVTVVCPNQPCNVRLPRAEMPDHTEVCQHRLVSCNKGCEMEISYGLMGEHNCIRALRHEVNNLHKEQQNLFKALKKDRDERMKLEKFVHDQACAMEDLTDLIESLTTAHKGTECEEKKSGDACAAVPCTEKRTISLPRLAPLHTQMRLNSERSRDRERAGLRTPKRKAAHCGVQHQPFGSSSP; encoded by the exons ATGGGGGTTTTGAAAGTGCTATTCCTTGACGAAATCCCTGACGACTGCACCTGTGCTGTGTGTCATGAGGTGCTGGAAAGCCCCCGAGAGTTCGCCCGGTGTCAGCACGCCTTCTGCGAGGGCTGCATCCTGCCCTGGCTCGACAGTCACG ACTCGTGTCCGACATGTCGTGCTCCGGTGACGTCATCTGACCTTCGACATCTGCACAGAATTTGGCGCGAAAAGTTGTACCAGCTGCTCATGCGCTGTGAGTTTCACGATGccggatgtgacgtcacaatgcccttcaaaaag aGGGATGCTCACATCGAGGAGTGCGAGTTCGTGACGGTTGTGTGCCCGAACCAGCCGTGTAACGTCCGCCTGCCTCGGGCGGAGATGCCCGATCACACCGAGGTCTGCCAGCACCGCCTCGTCAGCTGCAACAAG GGGTGTGAAATGGAGATCAGTTATGGACTGATGGGCGAGCATAACTGCATCCGGGCACTTCGGCACGAGGTCAACAATCTGCACAAGGAGCAGCAAA ACCTTTTCAAGGCGTTGAAGAAGGATCGAGACGAACGTATGAAACTTGAGAAGTTCGTCCACGACCAGGCATGCGCAATGGAGGATCTCACCGACCTTATCGAATCCCTCACAACag CTCACAAGGGAACAGAGTGCGAAGAGAAGAAATCCGGCGACGCATGCGCAGCAGTCCCGTGCACGGAGAAGCGGACCATCTCCCTGCCGAGACTGGCGCCTCTCCATACGCAGATGAGACTAAACTCAG AACGTTCCCGTGACCGAGAGCGCGCAGGTCTGAGGACCCCCAAGCGGAAGGCAGCACACTGCGGGGTGCAGCACCAGCCGTTTGGTAGCAGCTCCCCCTAG